From Virgibacillus ihumii, the proteins below share one genomic window:
- a CDS encoding response regulator gives MSITILIVDDNEDIRFTLTEICKSADWDVVEGSTGKEGAELFEKMQPDLVLLDYHMPDWDGLKATKELRNIDENTPIIILTVDERQEIANTFLQAGATDFALKPIKAPDLISRIRINLKIARLTAEKENVFVEKGIRKTTLNSIKNYLVHQDAPSSIKEIQQALPIAYQTVHRYLYYLENQGEVEIISQYGKQGRPTNTYKLV, from the coding sequence ATGAGTATTACCATATTAATAGTTGATGATAATGAAGACATTCGCTTCACACTCACAGAGATTTGCAAATCGGCTGACTGGGACGTCGTCGAAGGAAGCACCGGAAAAGAGGGGGCGGAATTATTCGAAAAGATGCAGCCTGACCTTGTTCTGCTTGACTATCATATGCCGGATTGGGATGGATTAAAAGCAACGAAAGAACTGCGCAACATTGACGAAAATACGCCAATCATTATTTTAACAGTTGATGAACGACAGGAAATTGCCAACACATTTTTGCAGGCGGGGGCCACCGACTTTGCCCTCAAACCAATTAAAGCACCTGATCTTATTTCACGGATCCGCATTAATTTAAAAATCGCCAGGCTGACAGCCGAAAAAGAGAATGTTTTTGTTGAAAAAGGTATACGGAAAACTACCTTGAACTCGATTAAAAATTATCTTGTACATCAGGATGCTCCGTCATCGATTAAGGAAATTCAACAGGCATTGCCCATTGCCTACCAGACAGTCCACCGGTATTTATACTATCTTGAAAACCAGGGGGAAGTCGAAATCATTTCACAATACGGTAAACAGGGCCGTCCGACAAATACGTATAAACTTGTTTGA
- the clpP gene encoding ATP-dependent Clp endopeptidase proteolytic subunit ClpP, with product MNLIPTVIEQTNRGERAYDIYSRLLKDRIIMLGSGIDDNVSNSIVAQLLFLAAEDPDKDISLYINSPGGSITAGMAIYDTMQFIEPDVSTICTGMAASMGAFLLAAGEKGKRYALPNSEVMIHQPLGGTQGQATDIEIHAKRIIQMREKINQILSERTGQPMEVIDRDTDRDNFMTAEKSVEYGLIDKILTNNKEKK from the coding sequence ATGAATTTAATACCTACAGTCATTGAACAGACAAACCGTGGAGAACGCGCATATGATATTTACTCACGTCTATTAAAAGACCGCATTATTATGCTGGGCAGCGGTATCGATGACAATGTTTCCAATTCCATTGTTGCACAATTGCTTTTCCTGGCAGCAGAAGATCCTGATAAGGATATTTCCCTGTACATCAACTCTCCGGGTGGCTCGATTACAGCCGGTATGGCAATTTACGACACGATGCAATTCATTGAACCTGACGTATCAACCATTTGCACAGGTATGGCAGCATCAATGGGGGCATTCCTGCTTGCCGCCGGTGAAAAAGGAAAACGATATGCACTGCCAAACAGTGAAGTAATGATTCACCAGCCATTAGGCGGTACACAAGGCCAAGCAACAGATATTGAAATCCATGCAAAACGTATCATTCAAATGCGTGAAAAAATCAACCAGATTCTATCTGAGCGCACCGGTCAGCCAATGGAAGTAATCGACCGTGATACAGACCGGGATAATTTCATGACTGCCGAAAAATCAGTGGAATACGGCTTGATTGATAAAATCCTGACCAACAATAAAGAAAAGAAATAA
- a CDS encoding HPr family phosphocarrier protein has product MIEKSVKVELESGLQARPAAMFVQEANKFASHIFLEKDGKRVNAKSIMGLMSLAVTTGETITLMAEGSDEERALDSLTEFCVND; this is encoded by the coding sequence TTGATTGAGAAATCAGTTAAAGTTGAACTGGAAAGTGGGCTTCAGGCAAGACCGGCAGCAATGTTTGTACAGGAAGCAAACAAATTTGCATCACATATATTTCTCGAAAAGGATGGAAAACGTGTCAATGCCAAAAGCATTATGGGGTTGATGAGTTTGGCGGTAACTACTGGCGAAACAATTACACTAATGGCGGAAGGTTCCGATGAAGAACGAGCACTCGACAGCTTAACTGAATTTTGTGTGAATGATTAA
- the whiA gene encoding DNA-binding protein WhiA, whose translation MSFASEIKKELTGIETDTCCQYAELSALIRMNGVISMSQRKYTLDVQTENAAIARRIYTLIKNLYDLPVELLVRKKMKLKKNNVYIVRIKEGVENLLTKLEILQQPHTFVRTISKQYLKKSCCQKSYLRGAFLAGGSINNPETSSYHLEIFNAYEEHNNALCNLLNKFDLRARKLERKKGYITYLKEAEKITEFLSIIGAHNALFKFEDVRIVRDMRNSVNRLVNCETANLNKTIGAAFRQIENIKLIERTVGLEALPEKLQEIAELRVKHQDVSLKELGELVSTGKISKSGVNHRLKKIDEFADKIQFDTKSLKYK comes from the coding sequence TTGTCATTTGCATCGGAAATAAAAAAAGAACTTACCGGGATCGAAACGGATACTTGCTGTCAATACGCGGAACTGTCAGCACTTATTCGAATGAATGGCGTAATATCTATGTCACAGCGAAAATACACATTGGATGTACAAACGGAAAATGCTGCGATTGCCCGCCGCATTTATACATTAATCAAGAATCTGTATGATTTGCCAGTTGAATTACTTGTTCGAAAAAAAATGAAGCTGAAGAAAAATAATGTGTACATCGTACGTATAAAAGAAGGTGTAGAAAACCTTTTGACAAAGCTGGAAATTTTGCAGCAGCCGCACACGTTTGTACGGACGATTTCCAAACAGTATTTGAAAAAATCGTGTTGTCAAAAATCTTACCTGCGGGGAGCGTTTCTGGCAGGAGGCTCCATTAATAATCCGGAGACATCGTCCTATCATCTGGAAATTTTTAATGCATATGAGGAACATAATAATGCTTTGTGTAATCTATTGAACAAGTTTGATCTGCGTGCACGAAAACTGGAACGGAAAAAAGGCTATATCACATATTTGAAGGAAGCGGAGAAAATTACGGAGTTTCTGAGCATCATTGGTGCACATAACGCGTTATTTAAATTTGAGGATGTACGGATTGTTCGTGACATGCGGAATTCTGTAAACCGGCTGGTAAATTGTGAGACAGCAAATTTGAACAAAACAATTGGAGCGGCATTCCGGCAAATTGAGAATATTAAGCTGATTGAGCGGACTGTCGGACTTGAAGCATTACCGGAAAAACTGCAGGAAATTGCTGAGTTGCGTGTTAAACATCAGGATGTTTCCCTGAAGGAACTCGGTGAACTTGTATCCACCGGAAAAATATCCAAGTCGGGTGTCAATCACCGTCTGAAAAAGATAGATGAATTTGCCGATAAAATCCAATTTGACACAAAATCTTTGAAATACAAATAG
- a CDS encoding gluconeogenesis factor YvcK family protein: MQNNGKPRVVVIGGGTGMPVLLRGLKNLPIHLTALVTVADDGGSTGRLRNEMAIPAPGDIRNVIAALSDAEPMLLELFQHRFASGNGLSGHSMGNLLLAAMTSVTGDFYNGIKEISRVLNVKGKIYPISNENMSLHAEMADGSIISGESKIPLANKRIERVFLSPQPVQPFPNALKAIRNADLVVIAPGSLYTSILSNLIIPQVDQALQRTNGKVVYVCNVMTQAGETTDYTASDHVQAICNHIGNEAVDSIIVHNEPINKSVRDVYAEENAEPVVYDTDRLLEMGLQIIEGDIINHSKSTLRHDTHKIAKLLYSIIEQ; encoded by the coding sequence ATGCAGAACAACGGTAAACCCAGGGTTGTCGTAATCGGTGGGGGTACAGGCATGCCAGTACTGCTAAGGGGATTGAAAAATTTACCGATTCATCTTACTGCACTTGTGACAGTGGCAGATGATGGCGGAAGTACCGGCAGGCTCCGCAATGAAATGGCAATTCCGGCACCTGGTGATATTCGTAATGTGATTGCTGCTTTATCAGATGCTGAACCAATGCTCCTGGAACTTTTTCAACATCGGTTTGCCTCAGGAAATGGTTTGTCCGGCCATTCAATGGGAAATTTATTGCTGGCTGCGATGACATCAGTTACCGGTGACTTTTATAACGGAATAAAGGAAATTTCCCGGGTATTGAATGTGAAGGGTAAAATTTATCCTATTTCCAACGAAAATATGTCCCTGCATGCAGAAATGGCAGACGGCTCGATTATTTCCGGTGAGTCAAAAATTCCGTTAGCCAATAAACGGATTGAGCGTGTATTTTTAAGCCCTCAGCCTGTGCAGCCGTTTCCGAATGCGTTGAAAGCAATCAGAAATGCGGATTTGGTTGTAATCGCACCTGGCAGCTTATACACAAGTATTTTGTCAAATTTGATTATACCGCAAGTAGATCAGGCACTGCAGCGTACAAATGGAAAAGTAGTATATGTCTGTAATGTCATGACCCAAGCGGGGGAGACAACCGACTATACAGCATCAGACCATGTGCAGGCGATCTGTAACCACATAGGTAATGAAGCGGTTGACTCGATTATTGTGCATAATGAACCAATTAATAAAAGTGTCCGGGATGTGTATGCAGAGGAAAATGCTGAACCGGTTGTCTATGATACAGACCGGTTATTGGAGATGGGGCTCCAGATTATTGAAGGAGACATCATCAATCATTCCAAATCGACACTCAGGCATGATACACATAAAATAGCAAAACTGCTTTATTCGATTATTGAGCAATAA
- the rapZ gene encoding RNase adapter RapZ, whose protein sequence is MAASEQETKLVVITGMSGAGKTVAVQSFEDLGYYCVDNLPPALLPKFLELMRDSTNNIHKVALVMDLRGREFFDSLFEALDILGEESWLHEHILFLDAKDEALVTRYKETRRAHPLAVGGLPLNGIQQERHILDELRGRAQRIIDTTNLKPRELRDKILKAYTEDKQEIFSVHTVSFGFKYGIPIDADLVFDVRFLPNPHYVPHMQPLTGLNPEVSSYVFKWSDTQKFNEKVLDMLQFMLPQYKKEGKSQLVVAIGCTGGQHRSVALAEYFAKQLSANYITHVTHRDIDKRKGHL, encoded by the coding sequence ATGGCAGCAAGTGAACAGGAAACAAAATTGGTCGTTATAACAGGAATGTCCGGTGCTGGAAAAACGGTTGCAGTACAGAGTTTTGAGGATTTGGGGTATTACTGTGTTGATAATCTTCCCCCGGCATTACTTCCCAAGTTTCTGGAATTAATGCGCGATTCAACCAATAATATCCACAAAGTGGCGTTAGTGATGGATCTGCGCGGCCGCGAGTTTTTTGATTCATTGTTCGAAGCGCTTGACATTTTGGGTGAAGAAAGCTGGCTTCATGAACATATTTTGTTTCTGGATGCGAAGGATGAAGCACTTGTTACAAGATATAAAGAAACAAGACGCGCACATCCACTTGCGGTGGGCGGTCTGCCGCTCAATGGGATTCAGCAGGAGCGTCATATTCTAGATGAACTAAGGGGACGTGCGCAGCGGATTATCGATACGACTAATTTGAAGCCGAGGGAACTGCGGGATAAAATCCTCAAGGCATATACAGAAGACAAGCAGGAAATTTTCTCTGTTCATACCGTTTCATTTGGATTTAAGTACGGCATACCGATTGATGCCGATCTTGTATTTGATGTGCGTTTTTTACCAAATCCACATTATGTGCCGCATATGCAGCCTTTGACCGGGCTGAATCCAGAGGTGTCCTCTTATGTGTTTAAATGGTCTGACACCCAGAAGTTTAACGAGAAGGTTCTAGATATGCTTCAGTTTATGCTGCCGCAATATAAAAAAGAAGGTAAATCACAACTGGTAGTGGCAATCGGCTGTACGGGCGGTCAACACCGGTCAGTCGCACTTGCTGAATATTTTGCCAAGCAGCTGTCGGCAAACTACATTACCCATGTAACACATCGTGATATTGACAAAAGAAAGGGACATTTATAA
- a CDS encoding 8-oxo-dGTP diphosphatase, whose protein sequence is MQRVTNCILINNNHILLLKKPRRGWYAIPGGKMEQGESIKGSVIREFWEETDLRLKNPELASVFTFTVYNDIALVQEWMMFTFVCREFSGELTDYCNEGELEWIPFEEIGNIPMAEGDRKIFHHVLSSDELLYGSFVYTENYDLIEYHLDQ, encoded by the coding sequence ATGCAGCGTGTAACGAATTGCATATTAATAAATAATAATCATATTTTACTGTTAAAAAAACCGCGTCGGGGCTGGTATGCAATACCCGGCGGCAAGATGGAACAGGGTGAATCAATTAAAGGGTCGGTGATCAGAGAATTTTGGGAAGAAACTGATTTAAGACTGAAAAACCCTGAACTTGCCAGTGTATTTACCTTTACAGTATACAATGATATTGCATTGGTTCAGGAATGGATGATGTTTACGTTTGTATGCAGGGAATTCTCCGGTGAATTGACCGATTATTGCAATGAAGGAGAGCTGGAATGGATTCCATTTGAAGAAATCGGCAACATTCCAATGGCGGAAGGAGACCGGAAAATATTCCACCATGTATTATCATCTGATGAATTGCTGTACGGGTCATTTGTTTATACGGAGAACTATGATCTGATTGAGTATCATTTGGACCAGTAG
- the tnpA gene encoding IS200/IS605 family transposase, which translates to MKDKNSLAHTQWRCKYHLVFAPKYRRQIIYGKYKKSIGEIIRELCERKNVEIHEANACKDHIHMLVSIPPKLGVSQFMGYLKGKSSLMIFDRHANLKYRYGNRKFWCRGFFVDTVGRNRNQIQEYIRNQLREDYMSDQLTLFEEYDPFTGKKNKKK; encoded by the coding sequence ATGAAGGACAAGAATAGTTTAGCACATACCCAGTGGAGATGTAAGTATCATCTTGTTTTTGCACCAAAATATAGAAGGCAAATTATATATGGAAAATATAAAAAAAGTATAGGAGAAATAATAAGGGAGCTTTGCGAAAGAAAAAATGTTGAAATCCATGAAGCAAATGCATGCAAAGATCACATTCATATGTTAGTCAGTATACCACCAAAGTTGGGTGTGTCCCAATTTATGGGATATTTAAAAGGGAAAAGTAGTTTAATGATTTTTGACCGTCACGCCAATTTAAAATATAGATATGGCAACCGCAAATTCTGGTGTCGAGGCTTCTTTGTAGATACGGTGGGAAGGAATAGAAATCAAATTCAAGAATATATACGGAATCAGCTCAGAGAAGACTATATGAGCGATCAGTTAACTTTATTTGAAGAATACGACCCTTTCACGGGGAAGAAAAATAAAAAGAAATAA
- the trxB gene encoding thioredoxin-disulfide reductase produces MSEERMYDVIIAGAGPAGMTAAVYASRANLDTLMIERGIPGGQMANTEDVENFPGFDHVLGPDLSNKMFEHAKKFGAEYAYGDIKDVVDYGDYKTVIAGSKEYNTRVLIITTGAQYKKLGIPGEEELGGRGVSYCAVCDGAFFKEKNLFVIGGGDSAVEEGIYLTRFADKVTVVHRRDKLRAQKIIQDRAFDNEKIEFIWDTEAKTINGPDGKVSSVSLFNNKTGEEMEKPIDGVFIYIGMVPLSEPFKSLGITNEEGYIPTNENMETSIPGIYAAGDIRDKTLRQIVTATGDGSIAAENAQKYIENLMEELKAAKS; encoded by the coding sequence ATGTCCGAAGAGCGTATGTATGATGTAATTATAGCAGGTGCAGGCCCTGCTGGAATGACCGCTGCAGTTTATGCATCAAGGGCAAACTTGGATACCCTGATGATTGAACGTGGGATTCCGGGCGGTCAAATGGCCAATACGGAAGATGTTGAAAATTTCCCCGGTTTCGACCATGTACTGGGACCGGATTTATCCAATAAAATGTTTGAGCATGCAAAAAAATTCGGCGCGGAATATGCGTATGGTGATATAAAAGATGTTGTTGATTATGGTGATTACAAAACCGTTATTGCCGGGTCAAAAGAATATAATACACGGGTGCTCATTATAACTACCGGTGCACAATATAAGAAACTCGGTATTCCTGGTGAAGAAGAACTGGGCGGACGTGGTGTATCTTATTGTGCTGTTTGTGATGGTGCATTTTTTAAAGAAAAAAATCTTTTCGTCATTGGTGGTGGAGACTCTGCTGTTGAAGAAGGAATATATTTAACACGCTTTGCTGATAAAGTGACGGTTGTACATCGTCGTGATAAGCTGCGTGCGCAAAAAATTATCCAGGATCGTGCGTTTGACAATGAGAAAATTGAATTTATCTGGGACACAGAAGCGAAAACTATCAACGGCCCAGATGGAAAAGTCAGCAGTGTATCCTTGTTCAATAATAAAACAGGTGAGGAGATGGAAAAACCAATTGACGGGGTTTTCATCTATATTGGAATGGTTCCGCTTAGTGAGCCGTTTAAATCACTTGGAATTACGAATGAAGAAGGATACATTCCGACAAATGAAAATATGGAGACATCGATCCCAGGCATTTATGCTGCCGGAGATATTCGGGATAAAACGCTGCGACAAATTGTGACAGCAACCGGAGATGGCAGTATAGCAGCTGAAAACGCACAGAAATATATTGAGAACCTGATGGAAGAGTTGAAGGCCGCCAAATCGTGA
- a CDS encoding tetratricopeptide repeat protein yields MHQNKTYQQQENVFPLIPEGDFYFQKGVEAFQKRKFEGAIKWLRKAIEMAPDDPLYQCQMSIIYTEIGAYHTANQLLTKVLESSGSDYTDCYYLLANNYAHLGLLNDAKKYAKSYLDNEPDGEFQEAAEQLIEMVDIDEDDEWLNDEEDELLVYQETVFYHMENDDWEKALPLLEDMIKLFPGHPLVNHDYSQALFYSGYEEDAVAMESELLEQDADSLYSHINLAIFSYELGNITKYQRHIQALENVYPLHEQLQLRIAITFARTERYQEAYTRFRRLNKSTAKNYLSYYKYYSIAAYRLGEPSKALSLWEEGCKRHPGLSDQDGPWV; encoded by the coding sequence ATGCATCAGAATAAAACATATCAGCAACAGGAGAATGTTTTCCCTCTTATTCCGGAAGGCGATTTTTATTTTCAAAAAGGTGTTGAAGCGTTCCAAAAGCGGAAGTTCGAAGGGGCTATTAAATGGCTGCGGAAAGCAATTGAAATGGCACCCGACGACCCGCTTTATCAGTGTCAGATGTCCATTATTTATACAGAAATTGGTGCGTACCATACGGCAAATCAATTGTTGACAAAAGTTCTGGAATCGTCCGGCAGTGATTACACAGATTGTTATTATTTGCTGGCAAATAATTATGCACATCTTGGTCTGTTGAATGACGCTAAAAAGTATGCCAAATCCTATCTTGATAACGAACCGGATGGCGAGTTTCAGGAAGCGGCAGAACAGCTGATTGAAATGGTTGATATTGATGAAGATGATGAATGGCTGAATGATGAGGAAGATGAGCTTCTTGTTTATCAGGAGACCGTTTTTTATCATATGGAAAACGATGATTGGGAGAAGGCCCTTCCATTACTTGAAGATATGATTAAACTGTTTCCAGGTCATCCGTTAGTAAATCATGACTATTCGCAGGCATTATTCTATTCCGGATACGAGGAAGACGCAGTTGCGATGGAATCGGAGTTGCTGGAACAGGATGCGGATTCCTTGTACAGTCATATAAATCTTGCTATATTTTCGTATGAATTGGGAAATATAACGAAATACCAACGCCATATTCAGGCACTGGAAAATGTATATCCGCTTCATGAACAGCTGCAGCTGCGGATTGCCATCACCTTTGCGAGAACGGAAAGGTATCAGGAAGCTTATACAAGATTTCGCCGCTTAAATAAAAGTACGGCCAAAAATTACTTATCCTATTACAAGTACTACAGTATTGCTGCTTACCGGCTTGGCGAACCATCCAAAGCACTTTCATTGTGGGAGGAAGGATGTAAGCGGCATCCGGGATTATCCGATCAGGATGGTCCTTGGGTATAA
- a CDS encoding LytTR family transcriptional regulator DNA-binding domain-containing protein produces MTKYKIDMVGGENESLPGISLTIEGTNPAVVHSDSEMQGQLISRLQQNRDVTIFDMGEGLYERLTVEQNVSFFHKWFGCSKPLPEILVMFELHRSASHPLKTCSVSELRRVYFAKQYMMSAALIVFREPIQGVNLLTINTFMNMLQELVGDRTPVLILVSNMEHAILLSNSPYSLRDHGLHKVQMETEEMDVVEDNSSASPSVKKLFKVPAKIDDKVILFDPPEIDYIESQDGKSQIVINNESYTMDSTLAEIEKRLEFYGFYRCHRSYVVNLQKVREIITWSKNTYSLRINNKSQSTIPLSRTKVQEIQHIFNLK; encoded by the coding sequence ATGACAAAGTATAAAATTGATATGGTTGGCGGAGAGAATGAGTCCCTGCCCGGGATTTCCCTTACAATTGAAGGTACGAATCCGGCTGTTGTACATAGTGATTCCGAAATGCAGGGGCAGCTTATTAGCAGGCTACAACAAAACAGGGATGTAACTATTTTTGATATGGGCGAGGGGTTATACGAACGATTGACTGTAGAACAAAATGTCTCCTTTTTCCATAAATGGTTCGGATGCAGTAAGCCGCTTCCGGAGATCCTGGTCATGTTTGAACTGCACCGTTCCGCCAGCCATCCACTTAAAACATGTTCAGTTTCAGAATTGCGGCGCGTTTATTTTGCCAAACAATATATGATGTCTGCAGCTCTTATCGTTTTCCGGGAACCAATTCAGGGAGTTAACCTGTTGACCATAAATACGTTTATGAATATGCTGCAGGAACTGGTTGGCGATCGAACACCGGTACTTATCCTGGTTTCAAACATGGAGCATGCGATTTTGCTCAGTAATTCTCCATACAGTCTGCGCGACCACGGGTTACATAAGGTCCAGATGGAAACCGAGGAGATGGATGTTGTTGAAGATAATTCATCTGCATCTCCATCGGTAAAAAAATTATTCAAAGTTCCTGCAAAGATTGATGATAAGGTTATATTATTTGACCCACCGGAAATCGATTATATTGAAAGTCAGGATGGAAAGTCCCAAATTGTAATCAATAATGAATCATATACGATGGATTCCACATTAGCTGAAATTGAGAAACGGCTGGAATTTTACGGTTTTTACCGATGTCACCGTTCCTACGTTGTAAATCTGCAAAAAGTACGTGAGATCATAACCTGGTCAAAAAATACATATTCACTTCGCATTAACAATAAAAGTCAATCGACTATCCCACTTTCACGGACAAAGGTGCAGGAGATCCAGCATATTTTTAACCTGAAATAA
- a CDS encoding ABC transporter ATP-binding protein: MENVIEADHLHKNFGQKSAINDLSFHVRKGEIFGLLGPSGSGKTTTIKILTGELNKTDGDISVLGEPSSEFNSSHFKSKIGILSDNSALYERLSVYDNLKLFCKLYHAPLEQIDAILQDVNMEEERTKTVSKLSKGMKQRILLAKALIHKPALVFLDEPTSALDPGNMAQIHRGLQALNEAGTTIFLTTHNMEEATELCDRVAFLNNGKLQELDEPEALRHKYSTHAFHVETIDGEKLIIENIPENADQIRTLITDKQIRSMHTDKPTLGQIFLKVTGKELV, encoded by the coding sequence GTGGAAAATGTGATTGAAGCAGACCATTTACACAAAAATTTCGGACAGAAATCCGCCATTAATGATTTAAGTTTCCATGTCCGAAAAGGGGAAATTTTTGGATTGCTTGGACCGAGTGGATCCGGTAAAACAACGACCATCAAAATTTTAACCGGAGAACTGAACAAAACGGATGGAGATATTTCCGTTTTAGGTGAACCGTCATCGGAATTTAATTCATCACACTTCAAATCAAAAATTGGCATTCTGTCAGATAACAGCGCTTTATATGAACGGCTGTCAGTCTATGACAATCTGAAACTATTCTGCAAACTGTACCATGCACCACTTGAACAAATTGATGCGATTTTGCAGGATGTAAACATGGAAGAGGAACGAACCAAAACTGTTTCAAAGTTATCAAAAGGCATGAAACAGCGTATTCTGCTTGCCAAGGCACTTATTCATAAACCTGCGCTTGTTTTTCTGGATGAGCCGACTTCAGCGCTTGATCCGGGAAATATGGCACAAATCCATCGGGGGCTTCAAGCACTCAACGAAGCCGGTACGACCATTTTTTTAACCACGCATAACATGGAGGAAGCTACTGAATTGTGTGATCGGGTCGCCTTTTTAAACAATGGAAAACTGCAGGAGCTGGATGAACCGGAAGCACTTCGCCATAAATATTCGACTCATGCTTTTCATGTGGAAACAATTGATGGTGAAAAGTTAATCATCGAAAATATCCCCGAAAATGCGGATCAGATCAGAACTCTAATTACGGATAAGCAAATCCGGTCTATGCATACTGATAAGCCTACGCTCGGGCAGATCTTTTTGAAAGTAACCGGAAAGGAGCTTGTATAA
- a CDS encoding ABC transporter permease — translation MNVQRIQAIFEKDIKDFMKNMMLLMMPVISVILALLYSRLGGEEQLPLFMLYVIVGVVFSTVTSTAMMTMIAEENEKRTLRGLILSPASFIDILVGKSLVTGLVTMITLVISLLIVGIEPFLTIKPIIGLALLFLFFLFLRIGIGLFAKTVASTSAYMMPVMFLFGFTPMFTMLGIDEDSIITKMIEVFPLPQLIKMHETESWLPLGIVLTWLLAAALFMYVCFRKTRTDD, via the coding sequence ATGAATGTTCAGCGTATCCAGGCAATTTTTGAAAAAGATATTAAAGATTTTATGAAAAATATGATGTTGTTAATGATGCCTGTTATTTCAGTTATCCTGGCATTATTGTACTCCCGTCTTGGTGGTGAAGAGCAACTTCCACTGTTTATGCTGTACGTAATTGTTGGCGTAGTATTTTCGACGGTAACATCTACTGCTATGATGACGATGATAGCGGAGGAAAACGAAAAGAGAACGTTACGCGGACTTATCCTGTCACCCGCGTCATTTATTGATATTCTGGTGGGAAAAAGCCTTGTAACAGGGTTGGTGACAATGATTACATTGGTCATTTCACTCCTGATTGTCGGAATTGAACCATTTCTGACAATTAAACCAATTATAGGTCTGGCACTTTTATTCCTATTCTTTTTATTCCTCAGAATTGGGATTGGACTTTTTGCAAAGACCGTCGCATCTACATCTGCATACATGATGCCAGTGATGTTCTTATTCGGATTCACGCCAATGTTTACAATGCTGGGGATTGACGAAGACAGTATTATAACAAAAATGATTGAAGTATTCCCGCTCCCACAGTTGATTAAGATGCATGAAACAGAGTCATGGCTGCCATTGGGAATCGTCCTGACTTGGCTGCTTGCTGCAGCGCTCTTTATGTACGTTTGCTTCAGGAAAACCAGAACAGATGATTAA